The following proteins come from a genomic window of Ornithinimicrobium cryptoxanthini:
- a CDS encoding glycosyltransferase, whose protein sequence is MHVVIIASANHPLREPFAGGLESLTWQLARGLSQRGVEVTLFAGPDSDPMLEARELRITPLELSDTARADVNMPPERWLAEHHAYLQVMLELQHRDDVDVIHNNSLHYLPIALGATASAPMLTTLHTPPTPWLEPAIRLMDQSRARFVAVSQHTAAQWRHVAEADVILNGVDVQRWVPGPGGEDLVWFGRVVPEKAPHEAMQIAAASGRRIVLAGPAPDRSYFEGAVRPLLGPGAEYAGHLGVADLVRLVGSSAATLVTPAWDEPYGLVAAESLACGTPVLAYRRGGLPEFVTPGSGVLVEGGDVLAAAQQVEQATSLDRATCREHAVSHCSAERMIDAYLDAYAAGITIPERAA, encoded by the coding sequence GTGCACGTAGTCATCATCGCCTCCGCCAACCACCCGCTGCGCGAGCCGTTCGCCGGCGGCCTGGAGTCGCTCACCTGGCAGCTCGCCCGCGGCCTGAGTCAGCGCGGGGTGGAGGTGACCCTGTTTGCCGGCCCGGACAGCGACCCGATGCTGGAGGCCCGGGAGCTGCGGATCACTCCGCTCGAGCTGTCCGACACGGCGCGCGCGGATGTCAACATGCCCCCGGAGCGTTGGCTGGCCGAGCACCACGCCTATCTGCAGGTGATGCTCGAGCTGCAGCACCGCGACGACGTGGACGTCATCCACAACAACAGCCTGCACTACCTGCCGATCGCGCTGGGTGCCACCGCCTCCGCGCCGATGCTCACCACGTTGCACACGCCGCCCACGCCGTGGCTCGAGCCGGCCATCAGGCTGATGGACCAGAGCAGGGCCAGGTTCGTCGCGGTCAGCCAGCACACTGCCGCGCAGTGGCGGCACGTGGCGGAGGCTGACGTGATCCTCAACGGCGTAGACGTGCAGCGGTGGGTGCCCGGTCCCGGCGGGGAGGACCTGGTGTGGTTCGGCCGTGTCGTGCCGGAGAAGGCACCGCACGAGGCGATGCAGATCGCTGCGGCCAGTGGTCGGCGGATCGTGCTGGCCGGACCGGCCCCGGACCGCTCCTACTTCGAGGGCGCCGTGCGGCCGCTCCTCGGCCCGGGAGCGGAGTATGCCGGCCACCTGGGTGTGGCCGACCTCGTCCGGCTCGTCGGGAGCAGCGCCGCGACGCTGGTCACGCCGGCCTGGGACGAACCCTATGGTCTGGTCGCGGCGGAGTCGCTCGCCTGTGGCACACCGGTCCTGGCCTATCGGCGGGGCGGACTGCCGGAGTTCGTGACCCCGGGGTCCGGTGTGCTCGTCGAGGGCGGCGACGTCCTGGCCGCGGCGCAGCAGGTCGAGCAGGCGACCAGCCTGGACCGGGCCACCTGCCGGGAGCACGCCGTGAGCCACTGTTCGGCCGAGCGGATGATCGATGCCTACCTGGACGCCTATGCCGCCGGGATCACCATCCCGGAACGCGCGGCATGA
- a CDS encoding glycosyltransferase family 1 protein, which translates to MAIRVASVPSGHVYVNHLSSQAGDAVERLPDPRPGADVPAAQWWPPRMLDSGWVREHAAEFDLMHVHFGFDAASPEILADLVSALRAEGKPLVLTVHDLRNPHHAEADLHAAQQGVLVEAADALITLTPGAAAQVEHQWGRTAQVLPHPHVVEEPTLSRPRPEHDDFVIGIHAKSLRASMDPLADIEAVVEVLDRMPGARLRVDAHTDIMTPSYDRYTPSLAAPLRELESQGRVELSVHDYFTDDELWDYLQSLDLSVLPYVFGTHSGWLEACYDLGTTVAAPDCGFYAEQRPCLSFAAAPSAARRASLQEAVLTAYRDRPRWRADPSQRRAEREDLARAHEEIYEQVLSRSRACT; encoded by the coding sequence TTGGCCATCCGCGTTGCCTCCGTGCCGTCCGGACACGTCTACGTCAACCACCTGTCGAGCCAGGCTGGTGACGCTGTCGAGCGACTGCCGGACCCGCGTCCGGGTGCTGATGTGCCCGCTGCCCAGTGGTGGCCCCCGCGCATGCTCGACAGTGGCTGGGTGCGCGAGCACGCAGCGGAGTTCGACCTCATGCACGTCCACTTCGGTTTCGATGCCGCCTCCCCCGAGATCCTGGCTGACCTCGTCTCGGCGCTGCGTGCCGAGGGCAAGCCCCTCGTGCTGACCGTGCACGACCTGCGCAACCCGCACCACGCCGAAGCTGACCTGCACGCGGCCCAGCAGGGCGTGCTCGTGGAGGCGGCCGACGCCCTGATCACGCTGACCCCCGGAGCCGCTGCGCAGGTCGAGCACCAGTGGGGCCGCACGGCTCAGGTCCTGCCGCACCCGCACGTCGTGGAGGAGCCGACGCTGTCCCGGCCGCGTCCGGAGCACGACGACTTCGTCATCGGCATCCATGCCAAGAGCCTGCGCGCCAGCATGGACCCTCTGGCCGACATCGAGGCGGTGGTCGAGGTGCTGGACCGCATGCCAGGGGCACGGCTGCGGGTCGATGCCCACACCGACATCATGACCCCGAGCTATGACCGCTACACCCCCTCGCTGGCCGCTCCCCTGCGTGAGCTGGAGTCCCAGGGACGGGTCGAGCTGAGCGTGCACGACTACTTCACCGACGACGAGCTGTGGGACTACCTGCAGAGCCTGGACCTGTCGGTGCTGCCCTATGTGTTTGGCACCCACTCCGGCTGGCTGGAGGCCTGCTACGACCTCGGCACCACCGTCGCCGCACCGGACTGCGGCTTCTATGCCGAGCAGCGGCCCTGCCTCAGCTTTGCCGCTGCCCCGTCGGCAGCACGTCGTGCCTCCCTGCAGGAGGCGGTGCTGACGGCCTACCGCGACCGTCCGCGCTGGCGCGCCGACCCCTCGCAGCGGCGTGCCGAGCGGGAGGACCTCGCCCGTGCGCACGAGGAGATCTATGAGCAGGTCCTCAGCAGGAGCCGGGCGTGCACGTAG
- a CDS encoding zinc-binding dehydrogenase, whose protein sequence is MRAVVWDGPGTPMTVEEVPVPSPQAGEALVRVAATGVCHTDLHVIKGEVAFPAPGVLGHEISGHIEALGEGVEDLAVGDRVVGAFIMPCGACRQCEVGRDDMCEPFFEQNRLRGNLFDGTSRLTRADGSRLSMYSMAGLAEYAVVPVTGLTHLPEGLPLEESAVLGCAAFTAYGALARADGDLTGRSVAVVAVGGVGSSIIQFARHLGAEPLIAVDVDDTKLAVARDLGATVTVNSRTVDAREAVLEATGGAGAELVLEVIGRPETVELGVSLLREGGQLVVVGIAAGAATAAIPITGLVRRGLTITGSYGARTRRDLPEVVRLADEGAFDVRRAVTRRFTLEEAPQAYDLLDAGQIQGRSIVVMS, encoded by the coding sequence ATGAGAGCAGTCGTGTGGGACGGGCCAGGCACTCCGATGACGGTCGAGGAGGTGCCGGTGCCCTCGCCGCAGGCCGGGGAGGCGCTCGTGCGCGTGGCGGCGACGGGCGTCTGCCACACCGACCTGCACGTGATCAAGGGCGAGGTCGCCTTTCCCGCGCCGGGGGTGCTGGGGCACGAGATCTCCGGTCACATCGAGGCGCTCGGCGAGGGCGTCGAGGACCTGGCGGTGGGCGACCGGGTCGTGGGCGCGTTCATCATGCCGTGCGGCGCCTGCCGGCAGTGCGAGGTCGGTCGCGACGACATGTGCGAGCCGTTCTTCGAGCAGAACCGGTTGCGCGGCAACCTCTTTGACGGCACCTCGCGGCTCACCCGGGCGGACGGGTCACGGTTGTCGATGTATTCGATGGCCGGACTGGCGGAGTATGCCGTGGTGCCGGTGACCGGGCTGACTCACCTGCCCGAGGGGTTGCCCCTGGAGGAGTCCGCGGTGCTCGGCTGCGCCGCTTTCACCGCCTATGGCGCGCTCGCCCGCGCCGACGGTGACCTGACCGGTCGGTCGGTCGCGGTCGTGGCGGTCGGCGGCGTCGGCTCCAGCATCATCCAGTTCGCCCGGCACCTCGGTGCGGAGCCGCTCATCGCCGTGGACGTCGACGACACCAAGCTCGCGGTGGCACGTGACCTCGGCGCGACGGTCACGGTCAACTCACGGACCGTCGATGCCCGCGAGGCGGTGCTCGAGGCGACCGGCGGTGCCGGTGCCGAGTTGGTCCTGGAGGTGATCGGTCGGCCTGAGACGGTCGAACTCGGCGTCTCACTGCTGCGCGAGGGCGGACAGCTCGTGGTCGTCGGCATCGCAGCGGGGGCCGCGACGGCAGCCATCCCGATCACCGGCCTGGTCCGGCGTGGGCTGACCATCACCGGCTCCTACGGCGCGCGCACCCGCCGCGACCTGCCCGAGGTGGTCCGTCTGGCCGACGAGGGCGCCTTCGACGTGCGCCGCGCGGTCACCCGCCGGTTCACCCTCGAGGAGGCACCGCAGGCCTATGACCTGCTGGACGCCGGCCAGATCCAGGGGCGCTCGATCGTCGTCATGAGCTGA